The Xenopus laevis strain J_2021 chromosome 4L, Xenopus_laevis_v10.1, whole genome shotgun sequence genomic sequence GGCACCAATGTGTGATTTCTAATGacgggtagggttttttttaataaggggtttgtttctcctttaaaagtgaacaacccatcTAACACTCAATGAATAGTTGCACAGGGCACCTCATTTATTAACTCAAGTCACAACCAAATTGTACTGTCATTTATAGCATTCTCTCATTAGAACTCTATTTCCTGTGGCGCGCACAATAAGCGTCACTGCGTGGGCGTGACCGGAACTGTACTGTATACTGCGCTGTAGCTTGTGGAACTCGGAGGCGCAGGTTGCTTTGACTGGAATTAGGTAACTTTGACAACTCACGGGAGTTTAGGAATAAGTCCGCTTGTGTTTATACAATAATGGTGCCCGGGCTGCTCAGTATATACGAGGTGTGTGTGTGGTTCCCTCGCAATAGGGAAATGGCCATGTGTGCCTGTTGGGCTACCATTGTCTGGGGTTCCTGTGTGTGGCTACTGgctaaggattctgggaattgtagtattACTAAAGCTCTAAAGTCCCATTAGTCATAAGgatgttaaaggggaagaaaacccACAAATCAATTATCCATGGCCCTATTTATGTCCTGTATGAGTCAGTATTTATAGTGGTGGATCTTTGGTTGGCCAATGGGGTAGAAAGCCAGGCTGTGGCTGCTCATCAGGTCAGTGATCATCAGGAGAGGGAAAGCAGGTCCCGCCAATCAGCTGTCATTCTTTTTCTTCCCTAAATCTCACAAGAAGTCAATGGAATGTGTTTTTGGGCCCCCATTTGGCCTTAATTTGGCTCTGCTGTTGCTCCATCAAGTCTGCTTTAAAGAGGctgtctgagacaatttgcagttgggtttcattttttattatttgtggtttttgggttatttagttttttattcaatagtttgcaatgtcagccatctggttggtcaaattccccctagcaaccatgcattgatctgcataagagacttgaatatgaatagaagaggcctgaatagaaagataaggaatacaaagtagcaataacaaatgtgtatcctatagctgaccatagacgcataGATCCGATTATACGAATCTTaagattcatatgattttcagaccgtgtgtcgAGAGTCCTGTCATTTTtggtccggcggagatcggtcgatcagacaggttaaaagatttctgtcggctgccgataatatctctgcgtgtattgctgatcgtacgattttcagtgggagactgccaccagatttggtcagacataactttcgtaagattgatgtcaggggcagaatattgGCTGAtgtgttcttttactactttatgtgatcggaatggttagtggcaggtctggagatggggaagtccgattgttccAGGATTCCAACGATCAGATGTtcgcatctatggccagcttacagagcatttgtttttaagatgggtgtcagtgacccccatttgaaagctggaaagagaagaaggcaaatacatctataaaatataaataattagggatgcaccaaatccaggattcggttcggaattcagcctttttcagcaggattcggctgaatccttcagcctggtcaaaccaaatcctaatattcatatgcaaattaggagcatggagggaaatcgtgtgactttttgtcacaaaacaaggaaataaaaaatgttttacccttcccatgcctaatttgcatatgcaaattagggttcagtttggtatacggccgaatctttcgtgaagagTTTGAGGgtttgaccgaatccaaaatagtggattctgtgcatccctataaataagaagaccttttgaaaagttgcttagaattagccattctataaaatactaaaggttaacttaaaggtgaaccacccctttaaaggagaaataaatacttaataataaaaaccctaTCTTACAAagaccctcccccccagcctaactgctactcctttacttacccctccgtgcagattctgtccagcagagttcatgggcgccatcatcttctcttcggaatgagaccagcattgcggcacatgcgcagttggagcaattttctgtgttgcgacaactgcgcatgcacaggaactcacaaaaattgccgaagcaccggcCTCATTCCGTAGATTACCGAAGCGACTGaatatggcgcccgtgaactccactggacagaatctgcactgaggggtaagtaaagagttaggggcatttgcctggggtagcagctaggctggggaggggtCTTTGtaaggtagggggtagggttttctttttattaaaggggttgttcaccttcacacaACTAGCTGTTTTCCGATAGAAGGTAATGGGAAAAATAAgtaatttctggtgatctattttctatgtgtcaccgtttttctaatattgaagtgtaaacagtgtcttTTTtcgccttctaaagcagctctgggtgttggggtcgccgaccctgtaaactgttctaaagtgaaacatttagttgatacatttcttatctttgtccctgctgaacagaatctctgggtttcattacaggcagctgttagaattgatacaatagttgctaatactacagagatgctgctgagaaatgtatccactaaatgttgcaaaattgtaaccgtttagaatctgcgcctgaattactgagctgccagactcaaacaccagagacagggacattcaactttaaacttaaagggatactgtcatgggaaaaacatatatttttcaaaatgaatcagttaatagtgctgctccaggaggattctgcactgaaatccatttctcaaaagagcaaacagatttttttatattgtccaATTCATGCATAGATGGAGCACCAAGATGGCCAAAAATCgattaaaaactttgatttttatttcatcatgttaAAACAATCAACAGACAGCATGCCCTTGCAATCCCCTGAGCACATGGCCCAGGGGATTGCAAGGGCATGCTGTCTGTTGATTGTTTtaacatgatgaaataaaaatcaaagtttttaatcGATTTTTGGCCATCTTGGTGCTCCATCTATGCATGAATTGGACGTTGTACTTTTACCGATGGGACCACGGTCGGATGTGCAGCACAAGCTGAGCCAGTGATCGGTGAGTGCTCCCACTGCTTacctagatttttttatattcaattttgaaatctgacatggggctagacatattgtcaatttcccagctgccccaattcatgtgacttgtgctctgataaacttcaatcactctttactgctgtactgcaagttggagtgatatcaccccccccagcagccaaacaacagaacaatgggaaggtaaccagatagcagctccctaacacaagataacagctgtctggtagatctaagaacaacactcaatagtaaaaacccatgtcccactgagactccttctgttacattgagaaggaaaaaaagcagcctgccagaaagcatttctctcctaaagtgtaggcacacgtcacatgaccacatttaatttaaaataatggaaagtaattggaaaaaaaaatctttatttctggggaacaatctgaaaacaaattaactgaaaaaaagtgtttgaaaggtgaacaacccctttaagggtttgtttctcctttaacttttcttATTGCAACTGTAAAACCCGGATCACCAGACCATGGGCAGCCATGGCTCGGGAGCAGGGACTACAGAAATCTAGAGAGCTGGGAAGAGAAGAGATAATGATGTAGTTGGGCCCAAATGTGGATTCATTTTCAGCACAACAGTTTACTGATTATCTTTACCCTCTCTCTCAGGCACCATGTCTATGTCACACCTTTATGGCAAAGATGAGGACAGCGATGGAGTGGAGATGGAGAACTTTGAGATCACAGACTGGGACCTGCAGAACGAGTTTAACCCCAACCGCAGAAAGCATTTCCAGACAAAAGAGGAGGCGACCTACGGCATGTGGGCAGAGCACGACTCTGATGATGAGAGGCCAAGCTTTGGGGGGAAAAGGTTGGTGGCTCTTTAGACTGGCACAGTGGTGACTTCTGCAGCTGCTTATTCTCCTGATATTGGAGTAGTATTACGGTCACCTATGAGCACACAAAGGCAGGATTCCATTGCTCCTCATGCTAAATTAAGTCATGTGGTTGCaccctatttctttttttcaaaaaaaaaaatttttctgtgCACAACTACAGTCCGTCCGACTTTCTGCCAACCTTTCTACCTTCAAAAGATCCAAAAACACTTATTTCGAAAAGCCCTCCCattactctgtttagctaccaaatgcaataccatttgctacatctctcacctgcttatttttaatcttgcccactcccacaccttgtgtcttattcccttcccctttagattgtaagctcttttgcacagagcCTTCACTACCTTTTGTACTGGTctttatgtatgtaactctgtatgttgtatgtatgtaattcttgtataaaaaacacatttattctaCAAtgatgcacaatatgttggcgctctaaaaatacatggtaataaaaataacaacgtTGCATAGCAACATACATTCATATACTCGTAAGTCTCTTCCTAGAATAATCTGTCCCATTACCCTGCCCCATTCTTCATAGTTTACAATGGGTACTGATTGATGGCATAATTAAGATAAATTCTCCGCCCATAGGACACTAAAGTGATAGAATGATCAACTTGTTTGGTCCATCCTACCCAAGTTTTCCAAAAGTCTAGGATGTACTTAAttgagggtgccaaatattaTTCTGAGGGACAAGTAAAAGTCCGAAAGACAAAAAAAGTAAGTGTCATTTACTTGGGGGTTCCAATTTTAGGCACCCCAGTCAGTGAACTTACAAATTGGCGACCCTGTTGAATTGAACTTTGCTAGATTTTTAATGGTTAACTTTTCAGGTAAGACCTCAATGCATGAGACTTATCAGTCTTTTTATCATAGGAATGTGCTCATTAAATCAATTGTAACTTAAATGAGTTGTGATTGTAGGGGCATGACCCAATTTAGCTTGACTTTCTCTTTGCTTCTGCCAAGCATGGGTATACAGGAACATTATCTCATCTATCTCATCCAGTTCTTCTGTGTTAACCTCCATTCAGTGTTATGCTTTTGTGAACCAATGCTGGTGCTGCTAATAAAGTCACCTTTCATGTGATTCCTTCATAGATCCCGAGACTACTCTGCCCCTGTTAATTTTATCAGCGCTGGAATCCGTAAGCCAGCTGCAGAAGAAAAATCTGATAGTGATTCTGACAGTGAAACACAATCAAGAAGGGAAAATTTCCCAAAGGATTTTGAAGCAAAGAAGCTAAGGACGGTAAGATGAGTCTAAaagtccccatacacgggcagatataagctgcagaCGGATTGCCCAGTTTATGGGGCCTTCTGACTGGCTTCCCTGATCGGTATCTGGCCGaaaagttgggcagatgtcgaATGGCCAGGCTTAAAAATCCCGTCGGCTCAAGTACCGCAAAGGTCctcaatccgaccgcccattatcatctgattgttgggccctagggcccatgttCAGATCAGCATGATATCGCTCACCTCATGGTGGCATATCAgggccaaacaagcggatctccttacatatggccagctttagagaagtGTCAGTATTTCCAATAATAATAGTCTGACCATCCCTTATTTTAAAAGTTCCTAGACcaaattatttcataataaaagtacgttaaatcattttttttttgttttacagggtGGTAATTTTAAACCATCACAGAGGACGTTTGCTGGAGGAATAAAGTCAAACACAGATTTTGGTTCTTGGGAGCGGCATACGAAAGGAATTGGGCAGAAGCTCCTACAGAAGATGGGTTACATGCCAGGGAGAGGCTTGGGAAAGAATGCTCAAGGTATATCTGCCAGTGACATTATACTGGAAGCTCTATTTAGAGCCCTATTGCAATAGATTTGCTTCCACTTatatcaataaatacaaatacacaatatCCATGATATTCCCCTAGGTGCTGATATTTTAGCACCTGGGGGAATGCAAACATAAGATAAACTGCATCATTATACTTTGCTGCAAGAAAAGAGAGACTGAAATGGGCATTGTCTTGTTTACAGGCATCATTGCCCCCATTGAAGCCAAACAAAGGAAAGGTAAAGGAGCAGTAGGGGCTTATGGCTCAGAAAGGACCAAGCAGTCGATTAAGGATTTCCCTGTTGTGGattctgaagaagaggaggagaaggTACGTTATCATTTGGTAGGGAATAAACCAAGATATATATTTCTGAGGAGATCATGGCACTGTGCTGGCAGCCAATAAAGTGGTTCCAGTGGAATGTGCCCCCAAGTGGGAGTAAGGACATGAACACAATTTCCTTATCTCTGAAACCCCAAACCTGATATATTACGCCATTTAAATAAGCGGCCGTTCTATGCAGGATTTTCAGAAGGAGATGAGTCAATGGCGTAAGGAGCCTGGCGGAGGGAAGAAAAAACCTAAATACTCCTATAAAACCGTGGAGGAGCTGAAAGCCAAAGGCAGAGTGGGGAAGTCTTTGTCGGCACCCCAAAAGGAGATATCCCAAGTAAAGGTGAGCCCCAGTGCACGTATAAAATCGCAATGTGATTAGGCTTGTAATGTCAAATGGACTGCAAACAAAATCATCTATTATACGGGTATGTTTATCAACGAGTTAAGTTAGTGATCAACGCAGTCTGCTAGAATGAAATTCTGTCactctttattcatttatatgggattttgagaggtgtatttatcaaaggatgaactttcactcattgataaatactcttttaaaaatcctatagaaatgagtgggggaatttcactctagagaactgtggagacctctaacttcactctttgataaatataccccatagttttCAGCTGAtgctataaatgaatataaaattgcattcctgaaccagcaagtgtattttttttagttgtaatattggtgtgtaggtgcatctcaggtcattttgcctggtcatgtgctttcagaaagagccagcactttaggatggaactgctttctggcaggttgttgtttctcctactcaatgtaactgaatgtgtctcagtgggacctggattttactattgagtgttgatctTAGATttacaagggagctgttatcttgtgttagggagcggctatctggttaccttcccattgtactggAACAAGGTAGAGCAAGCGCACACCCACGGCAACCTCCTGGAGATAACAGCCTGGTGCTCAGTAGTagaggatacggcaacctccaaATTGAGCCGAAGAGCCCATTGTTCcattgtaaggctgctggggcgGGGGTTGTATCAATCCAACTTTGCAGTAAAgactgattgaagtttatcagagcacaaatcacatgactgggggcagctgggaaactgtcaatatgtgtAGCCCATGTCCGGTttcaacataaatataaaaaaaatctgtttgctattttgacaaacagatttcagtgcagaattctgctggagcagcactagcatgacagtatccctttaatcctcctattgtgttatatttCCAAACACAAAGCCAAAAAGAGAGGGAGCACTTCATATGGTTACAGCTGTATTTGTTTAAATGCTTTACACGTCTATACAATAAAATTATGCCATCTTAGACATTCCTGTGTGTCCTTTACAGTTCGCCACGGGATCCAGTGTTATAGTGGCCCATTAATGGTAGGAAAATGAGCTTCTCCTTCTCTCACATTAGGTGATTGATATGACTGGTCGGGAGCAGAAGGTCTACTACAGTTACAGTCAACTTGCCCAGAAGCACAACATTCCTGGAGAGGCGCCTGGTCAGGGGGTCAAGGAAGAGAAGCCTCAGGGTTTTGCTCTGCCAGAGCTGGAGCACAACTTGCAGCTACTAATTGATATGACTGAGCAGGAGATCATTCAGAATGACCGGCAACTACAGTATGAGCAGGACATGGTGGTGAACCTCACCCACGAGCTGGAGAAGCTTTCTGAGGTGCTGGAACGGGAGGATAAAGCCATAGAGAACCTGAGTAAGGTTCTGGAGACTGTAGAGGAGTGTGAACGTCGGATACAGCCTACGTGTGATAACCCTCTGACATTAGAGGAGTGTGCACGGATATTTGAGATGTTGCAAGACAAATACTATGAGGAATACAAGATGTCTGAGAAGGCAGACCTTTCTGTGGCTATTGTTTACCCACTGATGAAAGATTATTTCAAAGACTGGAACCCACTTAGGGTAAGTGACTGCAGATATTTTTGATAATAGGGGACATGATTACCCTGTTgccctttaaagtagggatgcaccgaatacactattttggattcggccaaacccccgaatctttcacgaaagattcggccgaatgccgaaccgaatcctaatttgcatatgcaaataaggtgtgggaaggggaaactttttttacttctttttttgtgacaaagtcacgcaatttccctccccgcccctaatttgcatattcaaattaggattcggttcggccgggtggatggattaggcagaatcctgttgaaaaacGCCAAAtctcgaactgaatcctggattcggtgaatccctacttTAAAGGGGGTGGTTTTCAGGTCAGGACCCAGGATAAGAGCTAGTcgatttaaagggtttgttcacctttaaattactttaagtatgatgtagagagtgatagtctgagataatttgcatttggttttcaatttttattacttgtggatattatttagttttttattcagcagctgtccaatttgcaatttcagaagtctggttgctaggatacaaataatcctagcaaccgtgcattgattaaaaggagagactggaatatgagtgagatctgaatagaaagttgagtaaaaaaaggaacaatatatttgtagcctttcagagcatttgttgtttaaaggggaagtaacgtctaaaatagaataaggctagtaatgctgtattttgtatactaaacatgaacttactgcaccacaagcctaatcaaacaaataatttatgctttcaaagtttgccgcagggggtcaccatcaccaagtggattttatagtttttgtattgtttaatacaaaatacaaactttctccaactctgcagaaccagtggctgcagcaaaacaagtagaatcccagtttatctgtttaaatctggctccatgatctttgtccctgcagctggagttggaaacagtaaaggggatgtaaaggcaaaataaaatccaatacaaagacTGTCTACAcattcgccgactgctctacagggaaacaaacaaagctgcttgagttctgcatggctgggaagtaaggcgggggctccccctgctgttcataagtatgattgtttccctgcagagcagttagggaccgtctgacaattcctatccacagcagtaaatgaagggagaatttcactgcatacagttaggtttcttataaaaatggtacacattttttttaattaaagtatattggatataggtttctttttcgttaaagaaagtaataatgggattttattttttatttatttattttttgcttttacatgccctttaaatgggctcaatgagccccatttgaaagctgaagagagttaaaaaaaactataaaaaaaaataaacaatgaagaccaccTAAAAAAgttgaactggccattctattacatcccctttaaggaagcaAAAATGTTCTTACGGCATTGAGCTAAGGGGACATATAGCACAGCACAAAACTGTGTGTTGATGGATGGCTGACACTTTTGGGTTCGTGGAGGGGATTAATGATGTTTAAGAGCAAGATCTCCATTCTCTTAACATATGTGCCCTGGGTGTATCCTTTTCCTATTTCTTATTTCTCATGTCTTTCTCTTTTTTACTAGGATCCTAATTATGGGACTGATGTCATGAGTAAGTGGAAGAACCTTCTAGAGGAAGGTCACCTATCTCACAGTGCGCACGATGCAGCTATGGACCCATATCACAGGTACTAATTACCCCCTTACCCCATAGTCAAGTATTGGCTGAAAACTGGCACCcctataaatattagggatgcaccgaatccaggatttggttcaggatttcggccaggattcgtcctttttcagcaggattcggccgaatccttctgcccagccgaaccaaatcctaatttgcatatacaaattaggggtggggagggaaattgcgtgacttgaaaacaaagaagtaaaaaatggtttccccttcccacccctaatttgcatatgcaaattagggttcggtattcggccaaatctttcacgaaggattcgggtgttcggccgaatccaaaatagtgtattcggtgcatccctaataagtatCACTTTCTCTATTCTTTAAGGTTTGAAGTAGAATAACGTATGAATGAAACAACTTCCACAAATGGTCATCAGCTTGTGATT encodes the following:
- the tfip11.L gene encoding tuftelin-interacting protein 11 — translated: MSMSHLYGKDEDSDGVEMENFEITDWDLQNEFNPNRRKHFQTKEEATYGMWAEHDSDDERPSFGGKRSRDYSAPVNFISAGIRKPAAEEKSDSDSDSETQSRRENFPKDFEAKKLRTGGNFKPSQRTFAGGIKSNTDFGSWERHTKGIGQKLLQKMGYMPGRGLGKNAQGIIAPIEAKQRKGKGAVGAYGSERTKQSIKDFPVVDSEEEEEKDFQKEMSQWRKEPGGGKKKPKYSYKTVEELKAKGRVGKSLSAPQKEISQVKVIDMTGREQKVYYSYSQLAQKHNIPGEAPGQGVKEEKPQGFALPELEHNLQLLIDMTEQEIIQNDRQLQYEQDMVVNLTHELEKLSEVLEREDKAIENLSKVLETVEECERRIQPTCDNPLTLEECARIFEMLQDKYYEEYKMSEKADLSVAIVYPLMKDYFKDWNPLRDPNYGTDVMSKWKNLLEEGHLSHSAHDAAMDPYHRLLWEMWVPFLRNIIAQWQPRNCAPMADFLDSWVHLLPVWILDNILDQLIFPKLQKEVENWNPLTDTVPIHSWIHPWLPMMQSRLEPLFSPIRNKLSNALQKWHPSDSSAKLILQPWKEVFTPGSWEAFMVKNIVPKLGMCLSEFVINPHQQHMEVFHWVTDWEGMVALSSIVGLLEKHFFPKWLQVLCSWLSNNPNYEEITKWYLGWKSMFSDLVLAHPAIKDKFNEALDIMNRAVSSSVGAYMQPGARESIAYLTQTEKRKDFQYEAMQERRDAESIAQRGIGAAAAVPMNFKDLIQSKAEEHNIVFMPLIGKRHEGKQLYNFNRIVIYIDRGVVFVQGEKTWVPTSLQSLIDMAK